From Aristaeella lactis, the proteins below share one genomic window:
- a CDS encoding RNA-binding S4 domain-containing protein, with translation MRIDKYLKVSRIIKRRTVASEACSSGRVMINQKVAKPSSDVKEGDIVSIRFGEHTGFYEILSVRETVSKELASEMYKVLEEDAYLSSERNKA, from the coding sequence ATGCGGATAGACAAATATCTCAAAGTTTCCAGAATTATCAAACGCCGCACTGTCGCTAGCGAAGCGTGCAGCAGCGGACGTGTCATGATCAACCAGAAAGTTGCGAAACCTTCTTCTGACGTAAAAGAAGGCGATATTGTCAGTATACGTTTCGGAGAACATACAGGATTCTATGAGATCCTTTCTGTACGTGAAACCGTCAGTAAAGAGCTTGCATCTGAAATGTATAAAGTCCTGGAAGAGGATGCTTACCTTTCTTCGGAGCGTAATAAAGCATGA